Proteins co-encoded in one Bubalus bubalis isolate 160015118507 breed Murrah chromosome 7, NDDB_SH_1, whole genome shotgun sequence genomic window:
- the AFM gene encoding afamin has product MKQLKLTGFVIFFFFLTESLTLPTQPQDVDDVRITQKFIDDNIGYITIIAFAQYIQEASFEEVEMLVKAMTEYRDKCLADRTLPECSKLANEVLLENICAMEGLPQKYNFSHCCRKVDFERRLCFFHNKKADIGFLPPLPTLDPEEKCQTYKNNRESFLNNYVYEVSRRSPFVFAPTLLTVAARFEEMTKTCCEEQEKANCFRTKAEPFIYYLKALSSYQKNACGALMKFGRQILQFINIAILSQKFPKIGFKQLTSLLEDVSSKYDGCCEGDVVQCIRGRSKVMSHICSKQDSISSKIKNCCEKKIPERGECIIYSNKDDRPNDLSLREAKFIESDNVCEKRDADQANFMAEFLYEYSRRHPELSTPELLRIAQVYKDLLKECCNMENPPECYRHAENRFNETTEKSLKIVQRECEHFQNLGKDDLKYHYLVNLTKLAPQLSTEELTFLGKEMVIALTTCCTLSEEFACVDNLVDLVLGELCGINENQNINPAVDHCCKTNFAFRRFCFESLEADKTYVPPSTSQGLFTFHADLCQAHNEELQRKKDRFLVNLVKPKPELAGEELWSLLADFTKVVEKCCKAQEPEACFKEESPKLAAKSQAA; this is encoded by the exons ATGATGTCAGAATCACCCAGAAATTTATAGATGATAACATTGGATATAT CACCATCATTGCATTTGCTCAATATATTCAGGAGGCGTCCTTTGAAGAAGTAGAAATGTTGGTTAAAGCCATGACAGAATACAGAGATAAATGCTTGGCTGACAGGACACTCCCAGAGTGTTCAAAATTAGCT AATGAGGTTTTACTGGAAAATATATGTGCCATGGAGGGACTGCCacaaaaatataacttttcaCACTGCTGCCGTAAGGTTGACTTTGAAAGAAGACTCTGTTTCTTCCATAATAAGAAAGCTGATATAGGATTTTTGCCTCCTCTCCCTACTCTGGATCCTGAGGAGAAATGCCAGACTTACAAAAATAACAGGGAATCTTTTTTGAATAA TTATGTTTATGAAGTTTCCAGAAGGAGCCCCTTCGTTTTTGCTCCtacacttctaactgttgctgctcgTTTTGAGGAGATGACTAAAACATGCTGTGAAGAACAAGAAAAAGCTAACTGCTTTCGAACAAAG GCAGAACCTTTCATATACTATTTAAAAGCATTGTCTTCTTATCAAAAAAATGCCTGTGGGGCACTTATGAAATTTGGACGACAAATCTTACAATTCAT AAACATTGCTATACTTAGTCAAAAATTTCCCAAGATTGGATTTAAGCAACTTACCTCCCTTCTAGAAGATGTTTCTTCCAAATATGATGGTTGCTGTGAAGGGGACGTTGTGCAGTGCATCCGTGGCAGG AGCAAGGTTATGAGCCATATTTGTTCAAAACAAGATTCCATCTCCAGCAAAATCAAAAActgctgtgaaaagaaaatacCAGAGCGTGGAGAGTGTATCATTTACTCCAATAAAGATGATAGACCCAACGACTTATCTTTAAGAGAAGCAAAATTTATTGAAAGTGACAATGTGTGTGAGAAACGAGATGCTGACCAAGCGAActtcatggctga GTTTCTTTATGAGTACTCAAGGAGACATCCAGAACTGTCCACACCAGAGCTGTTAAGAATTGCTCAAGTGTATAAGGATCTCCTGAAAGAGTGTTGTAACATGGAAAACCCTCCTGAGTGTTACCGTCATGCG GAAAATAGATTCAATGAGACAACAGAGAAAAGCCTCAAGATAGTACAACGAGAATGTGAACATTTTCAGAATTTGGGGAAGGATGACTTGAAATACCA CTACCTCGTCAATCTCACGAAGCTAGCCCCCCAGCTCTCCACTGAAGAACTGACCTTTCTTGGCAAGGAAATGGTGATAGCTTTGACCACCTGCTGTACCCTGAGCGAAGAGTTTGCCTGCGTTGATAATTTG GTGGATTTAGTTCTTGGAGAGTTATGtggaataaatgaaaatcaaaatatcaACCCTGCTGTGGACCACTGTTGTAAAACAAATTTTGCCTTCAGAAGGTTCTGCTTTGAGAGCTTGGAAGCTGATAAAACATATGTACCTCCATCTACCTCTCAAGGGTTATTTACCTTTCACGCAGACTTGTGTCAGGCTCATAACGAGGAActccagaggaaaaaagacag GTTTCTTGTCAACTTAGTGAAACCGAAGCCTGAACTTGCAGGGGAGGAACTGTGGTCATTGCTGGCGGATTTCACGAAGGTGGTGGAGAAGTGCTGCAAAGCCCAGGAGCCTGAGGCCTGCTTCAAGGAGGAG agtccaaaaTTGGCAGCCAAAAGTCAGGCTGCTTGA